One region of Gouania willdenowi chromosome 13, fGouWil2.1, whole genome shotgun sequence genomic DNA includes:
- the atg16l2 gene encoding ATG16 autophagy related 16-like 2 isoform X4 — MWEQEAGTRRRRAVNMEERSVAQGPQKARGEGGSGSWRDHVLLELRLRDLRHQQHGDMIRAYIRLLEKISVTSDPLSGFTSSSCFLNFLSAACPWPRPHSAACWTLPALHQYTQLSRSSAELAYQIIELQRLFHFKQREEKEKQGRLEEKELLLQGALDARRALQERVEQLQEENEELKKKYDALLQCQRSAELQMRAEKERKAELQTMSQVTVHSCDDSADQPRRLFRRMFEKRRVHSDCTEDLLFAPVGVALSVRLPVKPLHELEAHNQGINAVKFSSSADLLATGGTDRVVKLWNVGAGVLTNRVNLTGSTGGITCLQFDQSGSRILAASYDTSALLWSLDDCNPKVTLTGHNRKVTAARFAGSHQAVTGATDRTIRLWDLNRVACVQKLQLESSCSDLVCGGGVTISGHYDCKIRVWDSRVESCVQELPAQGKVTCLDLSLDELKLLSCCRDNCLQVVDLRGRSYEQLCLRAEGFKCSDSTKAVLSPDGCYVAAGSADGAVYIWTLSSGTLETRLLDRHSCPVSAVGWSPSGAFVVSVDRSGRAVLWSDF, encoded by the exons ATGTGGGAACAGGAAGCAGgaaccagaagaagaagagcagtAAACATGGAGGAGAGGAGCGTGGCCCAGGGCCCCCAAAAGGCCAGAGGAGAAGGAGGTAGTGGATCCTGGAGGGATCACGTTCTGCTGGAGCTGAGGCTGAGGGACCTCAGACATCAACAGCATGGAGACATGATCAGAGCCT ACATTCGACTGTTGGAGAAAATCagtgtgacctctgaccccctGAGTGGTTTCACCAGCAG ttcttgttttttaaacttcctGTCCGCTGCGTGTCcgtggccccgcccccacagtgcAGCATGTTGGACTCTTCCTGCACTGCACCAATACACACAGCTGAGCAGGAGCAGTGCGGAG TTGGCCTATCAGATCATAGAGCTGCAGCGCCTCTTTCACTTCAAacagagagaagaaaaagaaaagcaaggCAG GCTGGAGGAGAAGGAGCTCCTGCTGCAGGGTGCGCTTGACGCTCGTCGGGCACTGCAGGAGCGGGTGGAGCAGCTTCAGGAGGAGAACGAGGAGCTGAAGAAGAAGTACGATGCCTTACTGCAATGCCAGCGGTCGGCGGAGCTACAGATGAGGGCAGAGAAGGAACGGAAGGCGGAGCTACAGACGATGTCACAGGTCACTGTGCACAG TTGTGATGACTCAGCAGATCAACCGCGCCGACTCTTCAG ACGAATGTTTGA GAAGAGGCGTGTCCACTCCGACTGCACAGAGGACCTGCTGTTTGCTCCTGTTGGCGTGGCCCTTTCAGTGAGACTTCCTGTCAAACCGCTGCACGAGCTG GAAGCTCACAACCAGGGAATAAATGCAGTGAAGTTCAGCAGCAGCGCCGACCTGCTGGCCACAGGAGGAACTGACAGAGTGGTGAAGCTGTGGAACGTTGGAGCAG GCGTGCTGACAAACAGGGTGAATCTGACTGGCAGCACAGGAGGAATCACATGTCTCCAGTTTGACCAATCG GGCTCCAGAATCCTGGCCGCCTCCTATGATACATCAGCTCTGCTATGGAGCTTGGACGACTGCAACCCCAag gtgacTCTCACAGGCCACAACAGGAAGGTGACAGCAGCgaggtttgcaggttctcaccaGGCAGTGACAGGAGCAACAGACCGGACCATCAGACTGTGGGACCTGAACAGAGTCGCCT GTGTTCAGAAGCTGCAGCTGGAATCATCCTGTAGTGACCTGGTATGTGGGGGAGGAGTCACCATCAGTGGACACTATGACTGTAAGATTAGAGTCTGGGACAGCAG GGTGGAGTCCTGCGTACAGGAACTTCCTGCTCAGGGTAAGGTCACATGTTTGGACCTCAGCTTGGACGAATTGAAGCTCCTCAGCTGTTGCCGTGACAACTGTCTTCAAGTGGTGGAcctgagggggcggagctatgaaCAGCTGTGTTTGag ggctGAGGGCTTTAAATGCAGCGACAGCACCAAGGCAGTGCtcag TCCTGATGGTTGTTATGTAGCCGCTGGATCAGCAGATGGAGCTGTTTACATCTGGACTTTATCATCAGGAACATTAGAGACACGCCTCCTGGACAGACACAG TTGTCCTGTCAGTGCTGTTGGTTGGTCGCCGAGTGGAGCCTTTGTGGTCAGTGTGGACAGAAGTGGGCGGGCCGTACTGTGGAGTGACTTCTga
- the atg16l2 gene encoding ATG16 autophagy related 16-like 2 isoform X2, which produces MWEQEAGTRRRRAVNMEERSVAQGPQKARGEGGSGSWRDHVLLELRLRDLRHQQHGDMIRAYIRLLEKISVTSDPLSGFTSSSCFLNFLSAACPWPRPHSAACWTLPALHQYTQLSRSSAELAYQIIELQRLFHFKQREEKEKQGRLEEKELLLQGALDARRALQERVEQLQEENEELKKKYDALLQCQRSAELQMRAEKERKAELQTMSQVTVHSCDDSADQPRRLFRSASLSSGLFPSFRRMFEKRRVHSDCTEDLLFAPVGVALSVRLPVKPLHELEAHNQGINAVKFSSSADLLATGGTDRVVKLWNVGAGVLTNRVNLTGSTGGITCLQFDQSGSRILAASYDTSALLWSLDDCNPKVTLTGHNRKVTAARFAGSHQAVTGATDRTIRLWDLNRVACVQKLQLESSCSDLVCGGGVTISGHYDCKIRVWDSRVESCVQELPAQGKVTCLDLSLDELKLLSCCRDNCLQVVDLRGRSYEQLCLRAEGFKCSDSTKAVLSPDGCYVAAGSADGAVYIWTLSSGTLETRLLDRHSCPVSAVGWSPSGAFVVSVDRSGRAVLWSDF; this is translated from the exons ATGTGGGAACAGGAAGCAGgaaccagaagaagaagagcagtAAACATGGAGGAGAGGAGCGTGGCCCAGGGCCCCCAAAAGGCCAGAGGAGAAGGAGGTAGTGGATCCTGGAGGGATCACGTTCTGCTGGAGCTGAGGCTGAGGGACCTCAGACATCAACAGCATGGAGACATGATCAGAGCCT ACATTCGACTGTTGGAGAAAATCagtgtgacctctgaccccctGAGTGGTTTCACCAGCAG ttcttgttttttaaacttcctGTCCGCTGCGTGTCcgtggccccgcccccacagtgcAGCATGTTGGACTCTTCCTGCACTGCACCAATACACACAGCTGAGCAGGAGCAGTGCGGAG TTGGCCTATCAGATCATAGAGCTGCAGCGCCTCTTTCACTTCAAacagagagaagaaaaagaaaagcaaggCAG GCTGGAGGAGAAGGAGCTCCTGCTGCAGGGTGCGCTTGACGCTCGTCGGGCACTGCAGGAGCGGGTGGAGCAGCTTCAGGAGGAGAACGAGGAGCTGAAGAAGAAGTACGATGCCTTACTGCAATGCCAGCGGTCGGCGGAGCTACAGATGAGGGCAGAGAAGGAACGGAAGGCGGAGCTACAGACGATGTCACAGGTCACTGTGCACAG TTGTGATGACTCAGCAGATCAACCGCGCCGACTCTTCAG GTCGGCGTCGCTCTCCTCGGGTTTGTTCCCCTCTTTCAGACGAATGTTTGA GAAGAGGCGTGTCCACTCCGACTGCACAGAGGACCTGCTGTTTGCTCCTGTTGGCGTGGCCCTTTCAGTGAGACTTCCTGTCAAACCGCTGCACGAGCTG GAAGCTCACAACCAGGGAATAAATGCAGTGAAGTTCAGCAGCAGCGCCGACCTGCTGGCCACAGGAGGAACTGACAGAGTGGTGAAGCTGTGGAACGTTGGAGCAG GCGTGCTGACAAACAGGGTGAATCTGACTGGCAGCACAGGAGGAATCACATGTCTCCAGTTTGACCAATCG GGCTCCAGAATCCTGGCCGCCTCCTATGATACATCAGCTCTGCTATGGAGCTTGGACGACTGCAACCCCAag gtgacTCTCACAGGCCACAACAGGAAGGTGACAGCAGCgaggtttgcaggttctcaccaGGCAGTGACAGGAGCAACAGACCGGACCATCAGACTGTGGGACCTGAACAGAGTCGCCT GTGTTCAGAAGCTGCAGCTGGAATCATCCTGTAGTGACCTGGTATGTGGGGGAGGAGTCACCATCAGTGGACACTATGACTGTAAGATTAGAGTCTGGGACAGCAG GGTGGAGTCCTGCGTACAGGAACTTCCTGCTCAGGGTAAGGTCACATGTTTGGACCTCAGCTTGGACGAATTGAAGCTCCTCAGCTGTTGCCGTGACAACTGTCTTCAAGTGGTGGAcctgagggggcggagctatgaaCAGCTGTGTTTGag ggctGAGGGCTTTAAATGCAGCGACAGCACCAAGGCAGTGCtcag TCCTGATGGTTGTTATGTAGCCGCTGGATCAGCAGATGGAGCTGTTTACATCTGGACTTTATCATCAGGAACATTAGAGACACGCCTCCTGGACAGACACAG TTGTCCTGTCAGTGCTGTTGGTTGGTCGCCGAGTGGAGCCTTTGTGGTCAGTGTGGACAGAAGTGGGCGGGCCGTACTGTGGAGTGACTTCTga
- the atg16l2 gene encoding ATG16 autophagy related 16-like 2 isoform X5: MWEQEAGTRRRRAVNMEERSVAQGPQKARGEGGSGSWRDHVLLELRLRDLRHQQHGDMIRAYIRLLEKISVTSDPLSGFTSSSCFLNFLSAACPWPRPHSAACWTLPALHQYTQLSRSSAELAYQIIELQRLFHFKQREEKEKQGRLEEKELLLQGALDARRALQERVEQLQEENEELKKKYDALLQCQRSAELQMRAEKERKAELQTMSQVTVHSCDDSADQPRRLFSRKRRVHSDCTEDLLFAPVGVALSVRLPVKPLHELEAHNQGINAVKFSSSADLLATGGTDRVVKLWNVGAGVLTNRVNLTGSTGGITCLQFDQSGSRILAASYDTSALLWSLDDCNPKVTLTGHNRKVTAARFAGSHQAVTGATDRTIRLWDLNRVACVQKLQLESSCSDLVCGGGVTISGHYDCKIRVWDSRVESCVQELPAQGKVTCLDLSLDELKLLSCCRDNCLQVVDLRGRSYEQLCLRAEGFKCSDSTKAVLSPDGCYVAAGSADGAVYIWTLSSGTLETRLLDRHSCPVSAVGWSPSGAFVVSVDRSGRAVLWSDF, translated from the exons ATGTGGGAACAGGAAGCAGgaaccagaagaagaagagcagtAAACATGGAGGAGAGGAGCGTGGCCCAGGGCCCCCAAAAGGCCAGAGGAGAAGGAGGTAGTGGATCCTGGAGGGATCACGTTCTGCTGGAGCTGAGGCTGAGGGACCTCAGACATCAACAGCATGGAGACATGATCAGAGCCT ACATTCGACTGTTGGAGAAAATCagtgtgacctctgaccccctGAGTGGTTTCACCAGCAG ttcttgttttttaaacttcctGTCCGCTGCGTGTCcgtggccccgcccccacagtgcAGCATGTTGGACTCTTCCTGCACTGCACCAATACACACAGCTGAGCAGGAGCAGTGCGGAG TTGGCCTATCAGATCATAGAGCTGCAGCGCCTCTTTCACTTCAAacagagagaagaaaaagaaaagcaaggCAG GCTGGAGGAGAAGGAGCTCCTGCTGCAGGGTGCGCTTGACGCTCGTCGGGCACTGCAGGAGCGGGTGGAGCAGCTTCAGGAGGAGAACGAGGAGCTGAAGAAGAAGTACGATGCCTTACTGCAATGCCAGCGGTCGGCGGAGCTACAGATGAGGGCAGAGAAGGAACGGAAGGCGGAGCTACAGACGATGTCACAGGTCACTGTGCACAG TTGTGATGACTCAGCAGATCAACCGCGCCGACTCTTCAG CAGGAAGAGGCGTGTCCACTCCGACTGCACAGAGGACCTGCTGTTTGCTCCTGTTGGCGTGGCCCTTTCAGTGAGACTTCCTGTCAAACCGCTGCACGAGCTG GAAGCTCACAACCAGGGAATAAATGCAGTGAAGTTCAGCAGCAGCGCCGACCTGCTGGCCACAGGAGGAACTGACAGAGTGGTGAAGCTGTGGAACGTTGGAGCAG GCGTGCTGACAAACAGGGTGAATCTGACTGGCAGCACAGGAGGAATCACATGTCTCCAGTTTGACCAATCG GGCTCCAGAATCCTGGCCGCCTCCTATGATACATCAGCTCTGCTATGGAGCTTGGACGACTGCAACCCCAag gtgacTCTCACAGGCCACAACAGGAAGGTGACAGCAGCgaggtttgcaggttctcaccaGGCAGTGACAGGAGCAACAGACCGGACCATCAGACTGTGGGACCTGAACAGAGTCGCCT GTGTTCAGAAGCTGCAGCTGGAATCATCCTGTAGTGACCTGGTATGTGGGGGAGGAGTCACCATCAGTGGACACTATGACTGTAAGATTAGAGTCTGGGACAGCAG GGTGGAGTCCTGCGTACAGGAACTTCCTGCTCAGGGTAAGGTCACATGTTTGGACCTCAGCTTGGACGAATTGAAGCTCCTCAGCTGTTGCCGTGACAACTGTCTTCAAGTGGTGGAcctgagggggcggagctatgaaCAGCTGTGTTTGag ggctGAGGGCTTTAAATGCAGCGACAGCACCAAGGCAGTGCtcag TCCTGATGGTTGTTATGTAGCCGCTGGATCAGCAGATGGAGCTGTTTACATCTGGACTTTATCATCAGGAACATTAGAGACACGCCTCCTGGACAGACACAG TTGTCCTGTCAGTGCTGTTGGTTGGTCGCCGAGTGGAGCCTTTGTGGTCAGTGTGGACAGAAGTGGGCGGGCCGTACTGTGGAGTGACTTCTga
- the atg16l2 gene encoding ATG16 autophagy related 16-like 2 isoform X6: MWEQEAGTRRRRAVNMEERSVAQGPQKARGEGGSGSWRDHVLLELRLRDLRHQQHGDMIRAYIRLLEKISVTSDPLSGFTSSAACWTLPALHQYTQLSRSSAELAYQIIELQRLFHFKQREEKEKQGRLEEKELLLQGALDARRALQERVEQLQEENEELKKKYDALLQCQRSAELQMRAEKERKAELQTMSQVTVHSCDDSADQPRRLFRSASLSSGLFPSFRRMFDRKRRVHSDCTEDLLFAPVGVALSVRLPVKPLHELEAHNQGINAVKFSSSADLLATGGTDRVVKLWNVGAGVLTNRVNLTGSTGGITCLQFDQSGSRILAASYDTSALLWSLDDCNPKVTLTGHNRKVTAARFAGSHQAVTGATDRTIRLWDLNRVACVQKLQLESSCSDLVCGGGVTISGHYDCKIRVWDSRVESCVQELPAQGKVTCLDLSLDELKLLSCCRDNCLQVVDLRGRSYEQLCLRAEGFKCSDSTKAVLSPDGCYVAAGSADGAVYIWTLSSGTLETRLLDRHSCPVSAVGWSPSGAFVVSVDRSGRAVLWSDF; this comes from the exons ATGTGGGAACAGGAAGCAGgaaccagaagaagaagagcagtAAACATGGAGGAGAGGAGCGTGGCCCAGGGCCCCCAAAAGGCCAGAGGAGAAGGAGGTAGTGGATCCTGGAGGGATCACGTTCTGCTGGAGCTGAGGCTGAGGGACCTCAGACATCAACAGCATGGAGACATGATCAGAGCCT ACATTCGACTGTTGGAGAAAATCagtgtgacctctgaccccctGAGTGGTTTCACCAGCAG tgcAGCATGTTGGACTCTTCCTGCACTGCACCAATACACACAGCTGAGCAGGAGCAGTGCGGAG TTGGCCTATCAGATCATAGAGCTGCAGCGCCTCTTTCACTTCAAacagagagaagaaaaagaaaagcaaggCAG GCTGGAGGAGAAGGAGCTCCTGCTGCAGGGTGCGCTTGACGCTCGTCGGGCACTGCAGGAGCGGGTGGAGCAGCTTCAGGAGGAGAACGAGGAGCTGAAGAAGAAGTACGATGCCTTACTGCAATGCCAGCGGTCGGCGGAGCTACAGATGAGGGCAGAGAAGGAACGGAAGGCGGAGCTACAGACGATGTCACAGGTCACTGTGCACAG TTGTGATGACTCAGCAGATCAACCGCGCCGACTCTTCAG GTCGGCGTCGCTCTCCTCGGGTTTGTTCCCCTCTTTCAGACGAATGTTTGA CAGGAAGAGGCGTGTCCACTCCGACTGCACAGAGGACCTGCTGTTTGCTCCTGTTGGCGTGGCCCTTTCAGTGAGACTTCCTGTCAAACCGCTGCACGAGCTG GAAGCTCACAACCAGGGAATAAATGCAGTGAAGTTCAGCAGCAGCGCCGACCTGCTGGCCACAGGAGGAACTGACAGAGTGGTGAAGCTGTGGAACGTTGGAGCAG GCGTGCTGACAAACAGGGTGAATCTGACTGGCAGCACAGGAGGAATCACATGTCTCCAGTTTGACCAATCG GGCTCCAGAATCCTGGCCGCCTCCTATGATACATCAGCTCTGCTATGGAGCTTGGACGACTGCAACCCCAag gtgacTCTCACAGGCCACAACAGGAAGGTGACAGCAGCgaggtttgcaggttctcaccaGGCAGTGACAGGAGCAACAGACCGGACCATCAGACTGTGGGACCTGAACAGAGTCGCCT GTGTTCAGAAGCTGCAGCTGGAATCATCCTGTAGTGACCTGGTATGTGGGGGAGGAGTCACCATCAGTGGACACTATGACTGTAAGATTAGAGTCTGGGACAGCAG GGTGGAGTCCTGCGTACAGGAACTTCCTGCTCAGGGTAAGGTCACATGTTTGGACCTCAGCTTGGACGAATTGAAGCTCCTCAGCTGTTGCCGTGACAACTGTCTTCAAGTGGTGGAcctgagggggcggagctatgaaCAGCTGTGTTTGag ggctGAGGGCTTTAAATGCAGCGACAGCACCAAGGCAGTGCtcag TCCTGATGGTTGTTATGTAGCCGCTGGATCAGCAGATGGAGCTGTTTACATCTGGACTTTATCATCAGGAACATTAGAGACACGCCTCCTGGACAGACACAG TTGTCCTGTCAGTGCTGTTGGTTGGTCGCCGAGTGGAGCCTTTGTGGTCAGTGTGGACAGAAGTGGGCGGGCCGTACTGTGGAGTGACTTCTga
- the atg16l2 gene encoding ATG16 autophagy related 16-like 2 isoform X1 gives MWEQEAGTRRRRAVNMEERSVAQGPQKARGEGGSGSWRDHVLLELRLRDLRHQQHGDMIRAYIRLLEKISVTSDPLSGFTSSSCFLNFLSAACPWPRPHSAACWTLPALHQYTQLSRSSAELAYQIIELQRLFHFKQREEKEKQGRLEEKELLLQGALDARRALQERVEQLQEENEELKKKYDALLQCQRSAELQMRAEKERKAELQTMSQVTVHSCDDSADQPRRLFRSASLSSGLFPSFRRMFDRKRRVHSDCTEDLLFAPVGVALSVRLPVKPLHELEAHNQGINAVKFSSSADLLATGGTDRVVKLWNVGAGVLTNRVNLTGSTGGITCLQFDQSGSRILAASYDTSALLWSLDDCNPKVTLTGHNRKVTAARFAGSHQAVTGATDRTIRLWDLNRVACVQKLQLESSCSDLVCGGGVTISGHYDCKIRVWDSRVESCVQELPAQGKVTCLDLSLDELKLLSCCRDNCLQVVDLRGRSYEQLCLRAEGFKCSDSTKAVLSPDGCYVAAGSADGAVYIWTLSSGTLETRLLDRHSCPVSAVGWSPSGAFVVSVDRSGRAVLWSDF, from the exons ATGTGGGAACAGGAAGCAGgaaccagaagaagaagagcagtAAACATGGAGGAGAGGAGCGTGGCCCAGGGCCCCCAAAAGGCCAGAGGAGAAGGAGGTAGTGGATCCTGGAGGGATCACGTTCTGCTGGAGCTGAGGCTGAGGGACCTCAGACATCAACAGCATGGAGACATGATCAGAGCCT ACATTCGACTGTTGGAGAAAATCagtgtgacctctgaccccctGAGTGGTTTCACCAGCAG ttcttgttttttaaacttcctGTCCGCTGCGTGTCcgtggccccgcccccacagtgcAGCATGTTGGACTCTTCCTGCACTGCACCAATACACACAGCTGAGCAGGAGCAGTGCGGAG TTGGCCTATCAGATCATAGAGCTGCAGCGCCTCTTTCACTTCAAacagagagaagaaaaagaaaagcaaggCAG GCTGGAGGAGAAGGAGCTCCTGCTGCAGGGTGCGCTTGACGCTCGTCGGGCACTGCAGGAGCGGGTGGAGCAGCTTCAGGAGGAGAACGAGGAGCTGAAGAAGAAGTACGATGCCTTACTGCAATGCCAGCGGTCGGCGGAGCTACAGATGAGGGCAGAGAAGGAACGGAAGGCGGAGCTACAGACGATGTCACAGGTCACTGTGCACAG TTGTGATGACTCAGCAGATCAACCGCGCCGACTCTTCAG GTCGGCGTCGCTCTCCTCGGGTTTGTTCCCCTCTTTCAGACGAATGTTTGA CAGGAAGAGGCGTGTCCACTCCGACTGCACAGAGGACCTGCTGTTTGCTCCTGTTGGCGTGGCCCTTTCAGTGAGACTTCCTGTCAAACCGCTGCACGAGCTG GAAGCTCACAACCAGGGAATAAATGCAGTGAAGTTCAGCAGCAGCGCCGACCTGCTGGCCACAGGAGGAACTGACAGAGTGGTGAAGCTGTGGAACGTTGGAGCAG GCGTGCTGACAAACAGGGTGAATCTGACTGGCAGCACAGGAGGAATCACATGTCTCCAGTTTGACCAATCG GGCTCCAGAATCCTGGCCGCCTCCTATGATACATCAGCTCTGCTATGGAGCTTGGACGACTGCAACCCCAag gtgacTCTCACAGGCCACAACAGGAAGGTGACAGCAGCgaggtttgcaggttctcaccaGGCAGTGACAGGAGCAACAGACCGGACCATCAGACTGTGGGACCTGAACAGAGTCGCCT GTGTTCAGAAGCTGCAGCTGGAATCATCCTGTAGTGACCTGGTATGTGGGGGAGGAGTCACCATCAGTGGACACTATGACTGTAAGATTAGAGTCTGGGACAGCAG GGTGGAGTCCTGCGTACAGGAACTTCCTGCTCAGGGTAAGGTCACATGTTTGGACCTCAGCTTGGACGAATTGAAGCTCCTCAGCTGTTGCCGTGACAACTGTCTTCAAGTGGTGGAcctgagggggcggagctatgaaCAGCTGTGTTTGag ggctGAGGGCTTTAAATGCAGCGACAGCACCAAGGCAGTGCtcag TCCTGATGGTTGTTATGTAGCCGCTGGATCAGCAGATGGAGCTGTTTACATCTGGACTTTATCATCAGGAACATTAGAGACACGCCTCCTGGACAGACACAG TTGTCCTGTCAGTGCTGTTGGTTGGTCGCCGAGTGGAGCCTTTGTGGTCAGTGTGGACAGAAGTGGGCGGGCCGTACTGTGGAGTGACTTCTga
- the atg16l2 gene encoding ATG16 autophagy related 16-like 2 isoform X3 yields the protein MWEQEAGTRRRRAVNMEERSVAQGPQKARGEGGSGSWRDHVLLELRLRDLRHQQHGDMIRAYIRLLEKISVTSDPLSGFTSSSCFLNFLSAACPWPRPHSAACWTLPALHQYTQLSRSSAELAYQIIELQRLFHFKQREEKEKQGRLEEKELLLQGALDARRALQERVEQLQEENEELKKKYDALLQCQRSAELQMRAEKERKAELQTMSQVTVHSCDDSADQPRRLFRRMFDRKRRVHSDCTEDLLFAPVGVALSVRLPVKPLHELEAHNQGINAVKFSSSADLLATGGTDRVVKLWNVGAGVLTNRVNLTGSTGGITCLQFDQSGSRILAASYDTSALLWSLDDCNPKVTLTGHNRKVTAARFAGSHQAVTGATDRTIRLWDLNRVACVQKLQLESSCSDLVCGGGVTISGHYDCKIRVWDSRVESCVQELPAQGKVTCLDLSLDELKLLSCCRDNCLQVVDLRGRSYEQLCLRAEGFKCSDSTKAVLSPDGCYVAAGSADGAVYIWTLSSGTLETRLLDRHSCPVSAVGWSPSGAFVVSVDRSGRAVLWSDF from the exons ATGTGGGAACAGGAAGCAGgaaccagaagaagaagagcagtAAACATGGAGGAGAGGAGCGTGGCCCAGGGCCCCCAAAAGGCCAGAGGAGAAGGAGGTAGTGGATCCTGGAGGGATCACGTTCTGCTGGAGCTGAGGCTGAGGGACCTCAGACATCAACAGCATGGAGACATGATCAGAGCCT ACATTCGACTGTTGGAGAAAATCagtgtgacctctgaccccctGAGTGGTTTCACCAGCAG ttcttgttttttaaacttcctGTCCGCTGCGTGTCcgtggccccgcccccacagtgcAGCATGTTGGACTCTTCCTGCACTGCACCAATACACACAGCTGAGCAGGAGCAGTGCGGAG TTGGCCTATCAGATCATAGAGCTGCAGCGCCTCTTTCACTTCAAacagagagaagaaaaagaaaagcaaggCAG GCTGGAGGAGAAGGAGCTCCTGCTGCAGGGTGCGCTTGACGCTCGTCGGGCACTGCAGGAGCGGGTGGAGCAGCTTCAGGAGGAGAACGAGGAGCTGAAGAAGAAGTACGATGCCTTACTGCAATGCCAGCGGTCGGCGGAGCTACAGATGAGGGCAGAGAAGGAACGGAAGGCGGAGCTACAGACGATGTCACAGGTCACTGTGCACAG TTGTGATGACTCAGCAGATCAACCGCGCCGACTCTTCAG ACGAATGTTTGA CAGGAAGAGGCGTGTCCACTCCGACTGCACAGAGGACCTGCTGTTTGCTCCTGTTGGCGTGGCCCTTTCAGTGAGACTTCCTGTCAAACCGCTGCACGAGCTG GAAGCTCACAACCAGGGAATAAATGCAGTGAAGTTCAGCAGCAGCGCCGACCTGCTGGCCACAGGAGGAACTGACAGAGTGGTGAAGCTGTGGAACGTTGGAGCAG GCGTGCTGACAAACAGGGTGAATCTGACTGGCAGCACAGGAGGAATCACATGTCTCCAGTTTGACCAATCG GGCTCCAGAATCCTGGCCGCCTCCTATGATACATCAGCTCTGCTATGGAGCTTGGACGACTGCAACCCCAag gtgacTCTCACAGGCCACAACAGGAAGGTGACAGCAGCgaggtttgcaggttctcaccaGGCAGTGACAGGAGCAACAGACCGGACCATCAGACTGTGGGACCTGAACAGAGTCGCCT GTGTTCAGAAGCTGCAGCTGGAATCATCCTGTAGTGACCTGGTATGTGGGGGAGGAGTCACCATCAGTGGACACTATGACTGTAAGATTAGAGTCTGGGACAGCAG GGTGGAGTCCTGCGTACAGGAACTTCCTGCTCAGGGTAAGGTCACATGTTTGGACCTCAGCTTGGACGAATTGAAGCTCCTCAGCTGTTGCCGTGACAACTGTCTTCAAGTGGTGGAcctgagggggcggagctatgaaCAGCTGTGTTTGag ggctGAGGGCTTTAAATGCAGCGACAGCACCAAGGCAGTGCtcag TCCTGATGGTTGTTATGTAGCCGCTGGATCAGCAGATGGAGCTGTTTACATCTGGACTTTATCATCAGGAACATTAGAGACACGCCTCCTGGACAGACACAG TTGTCCTGTCAGTGCTGTTGGTTGGTCGCCGAGTGGAGCCTTTGTGGTCAGTGTGGACAGAAGTGGGCGGGCCGTACTGTGGAGTGACTTCTga